Proteins from a genomic interval of Methanobrevibacter olleyae:
- the purC gene encoding phosphoribosylaminoimidazolesuccinocarboxamide synthase — protein sequence MDSRNLLYEGKAKSVFQGESPNEVIIGFRDDMTAGDGARKETMGQKGYINSIICAKIFETLEDAGVKTQLIELCEPCVMKAKKLDMIPIEVIVRNIATGSIIRKFPFEDKAPFNPPLIQMDFKDDQFHDPMLNDAIAIALGIATKEDLDKLRELALEVNEVMTKMFKDIGIILVDFKIEFGKDSEGNIILGDEISPDSCRLWDAETLDILDKELFRQGKDDEVINAYEEVFNRLLSEEDRVKWNL from the coding sequence ATGGATTCTAGAAATTTACTTTATGAAGGAAAAGCTAAAAGCGTTTTCCAAGGTGAAAGCCCAAATGAAGTCATAATTGGTTTTAGAGATGATATGACTGCCGGAGATGGTGCTAGAAAAGAAACTATGGGGCAAAAAGGTTATATTAACTCAATTATTTGTGCAAAAATCTTTGAAACTCTTGAAGATGCAGGAGTTAAAACACAGCTGATTGAACTTTGTGAGCCTTGTGTAATGAAAGCAAAAAAATTAGATATGATTCCAATTGAAGTTATTGTAAGAAACATAGCTACTGGAAGTATTATCAGAAAATTCCCATTTGAAGATAAGGCTCCATTTAACCCACCACTTATACAAATGGACTTTAAAGATGACCAGTTCCATGATCCAATGTTAAATGATGCAATAGCTATCGCACTTGGAATAGCTACCAAAGAAGATTTAGATAAATTAAGAGAACTAGCTCTTGAAGTAAATGAAGTTATGACTAAAATGTTTAAAGATATTGGAATTATTCTTGTTGACTTTAAAATTGAATTTGGTAAAGATTCAGAAGGAAATATTATATTAGGTGATGAAATAAGCCCAGATAGTTGTAGGTTATGGGATGCTGAAACTCTTGATATCTTAGATAAGGAACTCTTTAGACAAGGAAAAGATGATGAAGTTATTAATGCATATGAAGAAGTATTTAACAGACTCTTAAGTGAAGAAGATAGAGTAAAATGGAACTTATAA
- the purS gene encoding phosphoribosylformylglycinamidine synthase subunit PurS gives MMYDIEVKVSLKPGMLNPEATTIQRSLALLGYEVKGTKTKEIISFVMEADSEDDAREKVDDMCQKLLCNPIIHNYAIKIIKMDLTCGSCGK, from the coding sequence ATGATGTATGACATTGAAGTTAAAGTTTCTTTAAAGCCAGGAATGTTAAATCCAGAAGCAACCACTATTCAAAGATCTCTCGCTCTTTTAGGATACGAAGTTAAAGGAACTAAAACTAAAGAAATAATTAGTTTTGTAATGGAAGCAGATTCTGAAGATGATGCAAGAGAAAAAGTAGATGACATGTGTCAAAAATTATTATGTAATCCAATTATCCACAATTATGCCATTAAAATCATTAAAATGGATTTAACTTGTGGAAGCTGTGGAAAATAA